A single window of Treponema denticola ATCC 35405 DNA harbors:
- a CDS encoding chitobiase/beta-hexosaminidase C-terminal domain-containing protein yields the protein MKRLKIYSILKIGFIIAAFGLFALDLNCYELDELEIKQDYKKDGVNLDIKYPESQEDYVFYRSFNPLTNLYSNGKLKKGERPFFNFGTELCVWVQTSSGKLSKPAHLIVEPLEEKKLLNVLSPQEGTWNETQKLIIQHPPKTQIIYSVDGSDPLDFGLLYTGPINLEKEGKIELRIKAVPESGNITEKIINYEVSPDGIPSPKIPETALNEKPDKDLEYNILNWYFLEFNSDVPIYYLIKKTNDDSTTDASQLLNIYDGPVFIDRTKDTVFYWVKAKEENVNKIFLPKKPVLSSVPKTAVNRNIELKFDDERYTYFFETGDGNTYIYPDKNSSQFKKDASYIFDVGIKEERFFDVKIRAFYDGLFHGELKTSFTIDKLPPEKPEVSFTPLISPTNSDVKIKIKSASVETVVEIEPPIFTSSSKDEIVLTGAMGEKTIYSVNIYNKDEAGNKSANVNKEFIIDKNAVYVDNNYKIKNSDGNPSKPFSSIYEAVDYINKVSLLQQNKVSSEKWKIYVRGDCILNEAVLITRNIKITSAGQKTAIHFSKNSGFVVIGANFEIENFKIFRRERAEEPREVPIIYADKASIKLNNVSLQAFEGGPVLSSFYSHLDISDTKVISEQTKHCLIFNLNNSSAVFQNTDFTGKGFSVAAISASNSIIELDNLNASLSPNFTARFLEAWNSEISLGRLNLIRLPESAQNRDTAVWYNKNSRMDIKFKPIVRGFSNSIEREP from the coding sequence TTGAAAAGACTTAAAATTTATAGCATTCTTAAAATTGGTTTCATTATAGCAGCTTTTGGCTTGTTTGCTTTAGATTTAAATTGCTATGAATTGGATGAACTTGAAATAAAGCAAGATTATAAAAAAGACGGTGTAAACCTTGATATAAAATATCCTGAAAGCCAAGAGGATTACGTTTTTTATAGATCTTTTAATCCGCTTACCAATTTGTATTCAAACGGTAAACTAAAAAAAGGTGAAAGACCGTTTTTTAATTTTGGAACGGAACTTTGTGTTTGGGTACAAACCTCATCGGGAAAGTTAAGTAAACCGGCTCATCTAATTGTTGAGCCCTTGGAAGAAAAAAAACTTTTAAATGTTTTAAGTCCTCAAGAGGGTACTTGGAATGAGACGCAAAAACTTATAATTCAACATCCTCCTAAAACACAAATTATATATTCCGTGGATGGAAGCGATCCCTTGGACTTCGGTCTTTTATATACCGGACCTATCAACCTTGAAAAAGAAGGAAAAATAGAGCTTAGAATAAAGGCTGTACCCGAATCGGGAAATATCACAGAGAAAATAATAAACTATGAAGTATCTCCCGATGGTATTCCTTCTCCTAAAATACCTGAGACCGCTTTAAATGAAAAGCCCGATAAAGATTTAGAGTACAATATTTTAAATTGGTATTTTTTGGAATTTAATTCCGATGTGCCTATTTATTATTTGATCAAAAAAACAAATGATGATTCAACAACCGATGCTTCCCAACTCTTAAATATTTATGACGGGCCTGTTTTTATTGATAGAACTAAAGATACCGTATTTTACTGGGTAAAAGCAAAAGAAGAAAATGTAAATAAAATATTTTTACCTAAAAAACCTGTTTTATCCTCGGTACCCAAAACAGCAGTAAATAGAAATATTGAGCTTAAATTTGATGATGAGCGTTATACTTATTTTTTTGAAACAGGTGACGGCAATACTTATATTTATCCCGATAAAAATTCTTCTCAATTTAAAAAAGATGCATCTTATATATTTGATGTGGGAATAAAAGAAGAACGTTTTTTTGATGTTAAAATAAGAGCTTTCTATGATGGTCTCTTTCATGGTGAGTTGAAAACATCATTTACAATAGATAAGCTTCCTCCCGAAAAACCTGAAGTTTCTTTTACCCCGCTCATATCGCCTACAAATTCGGATGTAAAAATAAAAATTAAATCGGCTTCAGTTGAGACAGTAGTTGAAATTGAACCTCCTATTTTTACTTCGTCTTCGAAAGACGAAATTGTTTTAACCGGAGCTATGGGGGAAAAAACTATTTATTCCGTAAATATTTATAATAAGGATGAAGCAGGTAATAAGAGTGCAAATGTCAATAAGGAATTTATAATAGATAAAAATGCCGTATATGTAGATAATAATTATAAGATTAAAAATTCCGATGGAAATCCGTCAAAACCTTTTTCCTCTATTTATGAAGCTGTTGATTATATAAATAAGGTATCTCTATTGCAACAAAATAAGGTAAGTTCCGAAAAATGGAAAATATATGTAAGAGGGGATTGTATTTTAAATGAAGCCGTGCTTATTACAAGAAATATAAAAATTACCTCTGCAGGTCAAAAGACCGCAATTCATTTTTCTAAAAATTCGGGTTTTGTTGTAATCGGTGCAAATTTCGAAATTGAAAACTTTAAAATTTTTAGAAGGGAAAGAGCTGAAGAACCGCGTGAGGTTCCGATAATTTATGCAGATAAGGCAAGTATAAAACTTAATAATGTAAGTCTTCAAGCTTTTGAGGGCGGGCCTGTTTTAAGTTCTTTCTATTCTCATTTGGATATATCCGATACTAAGGTAATTTCGGAACAGACAAAGCACTGTCTTATATTTAACCTAAATAACTCTTCAGCCGTTTTTCAAAATACTGATTTTACAGGAAAAGGATTTTCGGTTGCAGCAATCTCCGCCTCAAATTCAATTATTGAACTTGATAATCTAAACGCCTCTCTTAGTCCGAATTTTACTGCAAGGTTTTTGGAGGCTTGGAATTCCGAAATATCTTTAGGAAGGCTTAACCTTATCCGTTTACCTGAATCGGCACAAAATAGAGATACCGCTGTTTGGTATAATAAGAATTCAAGAATGGATATTAAATTCAAACCCATTGTCAGAGGTTTTTCAAATTCAATTGAGAGAGAACCATAA
- a CDS encoding YbaB/EbfC family nucleoid-associated protein — translation MNPFDIMKNAKEIQAKIANIKSDLDQEVVEGVSGGGLVKIRLKGSFEVESIFLDPIAVDNRDVPMLQDLVRAAHNDAVAKLKELLQNKLGPLASLAGGLPF, via the coding sequence TTGAATCCTTTTGATATTATGAAAAATGCAAAAGAAATCCAAGCAAAAATTGCCAATATTAAATCCGACCTTGATCAAGAAGTTGTTGAAGGTGTATCGGGCGGAGGTCTTGTAAAAATCCGCTTAAAAGGCAGTTTTGAAGTTGAATCTATCTTCCTTGATCCTATAGCTGTAGATAATCGTGATGTTCCTATGCTTCAGGATTTAGTCAGGGCTGCTCATAATGATGCAGTGGCAAAACTAAAAGAACTTTTACAAAATAAACTTGGGCCCCTTGCAAGTCTTGCAGGCGGTTTACCTTTTTAA
- a CDS encoding type II secretion system protein GspD — MRKKTILFILFFSVCMLYGQEGVKDTKSEKYELKYIEVKKFIDALPEELKKNKINVLADINGFIIRCTQEEQKIVEEYIKILDIEKEERAILLKYISSEELLKHLPPAVNRESIVVTGNPNLIFFRGSNIKREKFLKEMELIDKPKAQIRYQLLVVQYEKSENINWAKSLEVKKAKGKPMSEFSGIMSNIFNINFDIVSKFGYQFIAKLNFELAENKARVLADTTLNGITGEEVRFQNTNTFRYIDKTLDSNGKPLYGSMREITSGLLLNIKGNVSGDGMITMEVNAQVSKQGSGGVTSGVLPPTSEKIVKTKVRTPSGKPIIIGGLLQVEQNSSEKKIPGLGDIPIAGLAFKDINGSETVTEMVIYIVPYIHREREKKMGKKERLLRLYKKYIEGEDKE; from the coding sequence ATGAGAAAGAAAACGATTTTATTTATATTATTTTTCTCGGTATGTATGCTATATGGGCAAGAAGGAGTTAAAGATACAAAAAGTGAAAAATATGAATTAAAGTATATTGAAGTAAAAAAATTTATAGATGCATTGCCGGAAGAACTGAAAAAAAATAAGATAAATGTATTGGCGGATATAAACGGATTTATAATAAGATGTACTCAAGAAGAACAAAAAATAGTGGAAGAATATATAAAGATACTGGATATAGAAAAAGAAGAGAGAGCGATATTATTAAAATATATATCTTCGGAGGAATTGTTAAAACATCTTCCACCTGCCGTAAATAGAGAAAGTATAGTAGTAACCGGAAATCCCAATTTAATATTTTTTAGAGGGAGCAATATAAAGAGGGAAAAGTTTTTAAAAGAAATGGAGCTGATAGATAAACCTAAGGCACAGATAAGGTATCAGCTGTTGGTAGTGCAATATGAAAAAAGTGAAAACATAAACTGGGCGAAAAGTCTTGAAGTAAAAAAAGCTAAGGGAAAGCCTATGAGTGAGTTTTCAGGTATAATGAGCAATATATTTAATATAAATTTTGATATAGTCAGCAAATTTGGTTATCAATTTATAGCAAAACTTAATTTTGAATTAGCTGAAAATAAGGCAAGAGTTTTAGCGGATACAACATTAAACGGAATAACGGGAGAAGAAGTAAGGTTTCAAAATACCAATACATTCAGATATATAGATAAAACTCTTGATTCAAACGGTAAACCTTTATACGGTTCGATGAGAGAGATAACATCGGGTTTATTACTTAACATAAAGGGTAATGTATCCGGAGACGGAATGATAACGATGGAAGTAAATGCACAAGTGTCAAAACAGGGCTCAGGCGGAGTTACAAGCGGTGTTTTACCTCCGACATCCGAAAAAATAGTAAAAACAAAAGTGAGAACGCCCTCCGGCAAGCCGATTATAATAGGCGGACTATTACAGGTTGAACAAAACTCAAGCGAAAAAAAAATTCCCGGCTTAGGAGACATACCGATAGCAGGCTTAGCTTTTAAAGATATAAACGGCTCTGAAACAGTAACGGAAATGGTCATCTACATCGTGCCGTACATACATCGAGAAAGAGAGAAAAAGATGGGTAAGAAAGAGAGGCTATTAAGGTTATATAAAAAATACATAGAAGGAGAAGATAAAGAATGA
- a CDS encoding lipoate--protein ligase — protein sequence MKYIVNNSHDPEYNMAFEEYCFRNLPLENEEYVFLWSNSPTILLGKNQNTYQEINEKYINENGIKVVRRITGGGAIYQDLENLNFSFVTKTKGNEKIDFKKYYIPIVNALKKIGVDAELSGRNDVTIEGQKCIGASQSVWQGRVLSDGSILFNVEMEALSKALTVRKEKLESKGVKSVRSRVTNIKPYLKRDITVDQFKDELLKAIFEVENQEPVEYKLSEEELKGVMKIYEERFSRKEWNYGASPKAEYSHYERFPIGSIEVFFNVENMKINSLKIHGDFFGTADKAELEELLNGCEYSESVLTEKLRNTDLTPYFGSLEKKDFIGMFFK from the coding sequence ATGAAATACATAGTTAACAATTCGCATGACCCCGAATATAATATGGCCTTTGAAGAGTACTGCTTTAGGAACCTCCCTTTGGAAAATGAGGAATATGTTTTTTTATGGAGTAACAGCCCCACTATTCTTTTAGGTAAAAATCAAAATACCTATCAGGAAATAAACGAAAAATATATAAATGAAAACGGTATAAAGGTTGTCAGACGTATTACAGGCGGAGGGGCCATCTATCAAGACCTCGAAAACTTAAACTTTTCTTTTGTTACAAAAACAAAAGGAAACGAAAAGATTGATTTTAAAAAATATTATATTCCGATTGTAAATGCTTTAAAAAAAATCGGAGTTGATGCAGAACTTTCAGGCAGAAACGATGTTACGATTGAAGGGCAAAAATGTATAGGGGCGTCTCAGTCGGTTTGGCAGGGACGGGTTTTAAGCGACGGTTCCATTCTTTTTAATGTGGAAATGGAAGCCCTTTCCAAAGCCTTGACTGTCCGAAAAGAAAAACTTGAATCTAAAGGCGTAAAAAGTGTCCGCTCAAGGGTAACAAATATAAAACCATATTTAAAACGCGATATTACAGTTGACCAATTTAAAGACGAACTTTTAAAAGCAATCTTTGAAGTTGAAAATCAAGAGCCTGTCGAGTATAAACTTTCGGAAGAAGAACTTAAAGGTGTTATGAAAATTTATGAGGAAAGATTTTCCCGTAAAGAATGGAATTACGGAGCCTCTCCAAAGGCAGAATATTCTCACTACGAGCGTTTTCCAATAGGCAGTATCGAAGTATTTTTTAATGTTGAAAACATGAAAATAAATTCTTTAAAAATTCACGGGGATTTTTTCGGTACAGCCGATAAGGCAGAACTGGAAGAACTTTTAAACGGCTGCGAGTATTCCGAAAGTGTTTTAACAGAAAAACTTAGAAACACTGATCTAACACCCTATTTCGGAAGTCTGGAAAAAAAAGATTTTATCGGAATGTTTTTTAAGTAA
- a CDS encoding diphosphate--fructose-6-phosphate 1-phosphotransferase has translation MNESTMQRLRYNYEPKIPKVFAEPLSLIKPEIGEATHAQSNQAELKEIFPHTYGMPIIRFVKGKSEVEHKPLKFGVILSGGQAPGGHNVISGLFDALKKGNANSKLYGFLRGPEGLVKGRYVEIKKALIDKYRNTGGFDIIGSGRTKIETEEQIESSIQNVKKLKLDALIIIGGDDSNTNAAFLAKYFIQAKLDTKVIGVPKTIDGDLKNQYIETSFGFDTATKLYSELIGNICRDVNSARKYWHFIKLMGRSASHIALECALKTQPNVCLIGEELAEKKVTLQQVTDYIVDIIVKRSQKGENFGVVLVPEGIIEFIPEMDELIEEINDIMAEKTSAFSKLKTFAGKKSWLQKHLSKKAFALFDNLPENISLQLLMDRDPHGNVQVSRIETEKLLIDLVTRKITEMKKEGTYNGKFSTYAHFFGYEGRSAFPSNFDSDYCYTLGFTAFLLALNGFSGYIASVKNLTDEVEHWLPCGVPLSMMMNMERRKGKMTPVIKKSVVDLNGKPFKTYEKNRDKWAVETLYRFPGAIQYFGDLEVCDIPTKTLLLEKGNLKEKRKKK, from the coding sequence ATGAATGAATCCACAATGCAGAGATTGCGCTATAATTACGAACCGAAAATCCCAAAAGTATTTGCGGAACCTTTGAGTTTGATTAAGCCGGAAATAGGAGAGGCTACACACGCGCAATCTAATCAGGCGGAATTAAAAGAAATATTCCCACATACTTACGGAATGCCCATTATCAGATTTGTAAAGGGAAAATCGGAAGTAGAGCATAAGCCCTTAAAATTCGGTGTAATTCTTTCGGGGGGACAGGCTCCCGGAGGTCACAACGTAATTTCCGGTCTTTTTGATGCCCTAAAAAAAGGTAATGCAAATTCCAAACTTTACGGATTTTTAAGAGGCCCTGAAGGTTTGGTAAAAGGGCGTTATGTCGAAATAAAAAAAGCCTTAATCGATAAGTACAGAAATACGGGCGGCTTTGACATAATCGGCTCAGGAAGAACAAAGATAGAAACTGAGGAACAGATTGAAAGTTCTATTCAAAACGTAAAAAAATTAAAACTGGATGCCCTTATCATAATCGGAGGAGATGATTCGAATACAAATGCGGCTTTTTTGGCAAAATACTTTATTCAGGCAAAATTAGATACCAAGGTTATAGGCGTTCCAAAAACAATAGACGGCGACTTAAAAAATCAATACATCGAAACTTCCTTCGGTTTTGATACTGCAACAAAACTCTATTCGGAGTTAATCGGAAACATTTGCCGAGACGTAAATTCCGCACGTAAATATTGGCATTTTATAAAGCTCATGGGACGCTCTGCAAGCCACATAGCCCTTGAATGTGCCTTAAAAACCCAGCCCAATGTCTGCTTAATCGGTGAAGAACTGGCCGAAAAAAAGGTTACCTTACAGCAGGTTACAGATTACATTGTGGATATAATTGTAAAAAGATCCCAAAAAGGCGAAAACTTCGGGGTTGTTTTGGTTCCGGAAGGAATTATAGAATTTATCCCTGAAATGGATGAATTGATTGAAGAAATAAATGATATTATGGCCGAAAAGACTTCAGCCTTTTCAAAGCTAAAGACCTTTGCAGGAAAAAAATCTTGGCTTCAAAAACACTTGTCCAAAAAAGCCTTTGCTCTTTTTGACAACCTGCCTGAAAACATTTCTTTACAGCTTTTAATGGATAGAGACCCACACGGAAATGTTCAAGTTTCCCGCATTGAAACTGAAAAACTTTTAATAGATTTGGTTACCAGAAAAATAACCGAGATGAAAAAGGAAGGTACATATAACGGAAAATTCAGTACCTATGCTCATTTTTTCGGATATGAAGGGCGCTCTGCCTTTCCTTCAAACTTTGATTCGGATTATTGTTATACCTTGGGCTTTACGGCCTTTTTATTGGCACTTAACGGCTTTTCAGGCTATATAGCTTCGGTTAAAAACCTGACTGATGAGGTAGAACATTGGCTTCCTTGCGGCGTACCTCTTTCCATGATGATGAATATGGAAAGAAGAAAGGGTAAGATGACTCCGGTTATAAAAAAATCCGTAGTAGATCTAAACGGTAAACCTTTTAAAACCTATGAAAAAAATAGGGATAAGTGGGCTGTCGAAACCCTTTACCGATTCCCCGGAGCAATTCAATATTTCGGTGACCTTGAAGTATGTGACATACCTACTAAGACCCTCTTACTCGAAAAAGGAAATTTAAAAGAAAAGAGGAAGAAAAAATAA
- a CDS encoding ribonuclease HII, with product MLCGIDEAGRGPLAGPVTAAAVILPSSFDFSILKDSKKLTEKKREEVRKTIYADPNVIWAIGWASNYEIDEINILQATFLAMERAYEGLYLKLQEFCKLNNDKFIEPDIIVDGNFIPNIKNCSSIKALVKADDSVYEVMAASILAKTARDRMMIRYSWIYPEYGYEKHKGYGTKKHIEAIRFNGYSPIQRRSFFVKNL from the coding sequence ATGTTATGCGGTATAGATGAGGCGGGAAGAGGGCCCCTTGCAGGTCCTGTTACGGCAGCTGCCGTTATCCTTCCAAGCAGCTTTGATTTTTCAATTTTAAAAGATTCAAAAAAACTGACAGAAAAAAAAAGAGAAGAAGTACGTAAAACCATATATGCCGACCCAAATGTTATTTGGGCTATCGGCTGGGCATCCAATTATGAAATAGATGAGATAAATATCTTGCAGGCAACTTTTTTGGCAATGGAAAGAGCTTATGAAGGCCTTTATTTAAAACTTCAAGAATTCTGTAAATTAAACAATGATAAATTTATAGAACCGGATATTATTGTTGACGGTAACTTTATTCCCAATATTAAAAATTGCTCTTCGATTAAAGCTCTCGTAAAAGCTGATGATTCCGTTTATGAGGTTATGGCTGCTTCTATTTTAGCAAAGACTGCAAGGGATAGAATGATGATACGCTACTCTTGGATTTATCCTGAATACGGATATGAAAAACACAAGGGTTACGGAACAAAAAAGCACATAGAAGCAATTAGATTTAACGGCTATAGTCCGATTCAGCGCAGATCTTTTTTTGTAAAAAATTTGTAA
- the recR gene encoding recombination mediator RecR — MNAIDAVIDSFSRLPGIGHKSAARIAYHLLKQGPADALRLAEAVSTLHEKIHPCTICGSYTEDEICSICADETRDRATICVVGFPQDVNTISSIPEYRGLFHVLGGLIAPLEGIGPDQLHISELIRRIHEGGITEVILATNPTIEGDTTALYIQKILQDLPVNITRLASGLPVGGDLEYADRLTLARSLNGRIKF, encoded by the coding sequence ATGAATGCTATTGATGCAGTTATAGACTCATTTTCCCGCCTTCCCGGTATAGGTCATAAGAGTGCTGCCCGCATCGCCTATCATCTTCTAAAACAAGGGCCTGCGGATGCCTTGCGTTTAGCGGAAGCTGTTTCTACCTTACACGAGAAAATTCATCCTTGTACTATATGCGGTTCTTATACGGAAGATGAGATTTGTTCTATTTGTGCGGATGAAACAAGGGATAGGGCAACTATCTGTGTAGTAGGCTTTCCTCAGGATGTGAATACAATTTCTTCAATCCCCGAATATAGAGGATTGTTCCATGTTTTGGGCGGACTTATAGCTCCCCTTGAAGGTATAGGCCCCGATCAATTACATATAAGTGAGCTTATCAGACGTATTCATGAAGGCGGAATTACCGAGGTTATTCTTGCAACCAACCCTACGATTGAAGGCGATACTACGGCCCTGTACATTCAAAAAATATTGCAGGACCTGCCTGTTAATATAACAAGGCTTGCCTCAGGCTTACCTGTCGGAGGCGATTTGGAATATGCCGATCGTTTGACCCTTGCAAGGAGTTTAAACGGCCGCATTAAATTTTAA